CCGGTACGTGCGGCCCGCGCGGCGCCCCAGTCGTACAGCGCCTGCAAAACCGGGGCCAGGCTCAGTCCTTCCTCGGTGAGCCGGTACTCGACATGAGGTGGTGTGGTCTCGTGGTCGTGTCGCAGGACGAGCCCGTCGGCCTCCAACTCGCGCAGACGCTGGGTCAGCATCTTCTCGCTGACGCCTGGCATCCGGCGGCGCAGTTCGCCATAGCGGTGTACGCCCTCCTTGAGATGGGCCATGATCACCGGTCGCCATTTTCCGCCGACAACGTCGACGGCGAGTTCCACCGGGCAGTGGTATCGCTTGGGCATCGTGGTCTCCCTTGGCACGAACCAGATGGTGCGTACTTGATCTGCGCCCCTGCGGGTGTTGGGCTGTAGCCATGGTCATCGAGTACATCAGGTACCG
The nucleotide sequence above comes from Micromonospora luteifusca. Encoded proteins:
- a CDS encoding winged helix-turn-helix transcriptional regulator, translated to MPKRYHCPVELAVDVVGGKWRPVIMAHLKEGVHRYGELRRRMPGVSEKMLTQRLRELEADGLVLRHDHETTPPHVEYRLTEEGLSLAPVLQALYDWGAARAARTGTPIDGSSAA